A genome region from Manis javanica isolate MJ-LG chromosome 3, MJ_LKY, whole genome shotgun sequence includes the following:
- the EPHX2 gene encoding bifunctional epoxide hydrolase 2: MALRAAVFGLDGVLALPSVFGHLGRAEKELALPGGFLHEAFKKGGPDGSSARLMRGEITFSQWVPLQEEYCRKCSQDSGIRLPENFSINQIFGKAVSARKISHPMLQAALALKKKGYTTCILTNNWLDDSTHRACLAQLLCELRPHFDFLIESCRIGMAKPEPEIYTFMLDTLKASPSEVVFLDDIGANLQPARDLGMVTILVHDPDRALRELERVTGMQLLTSAAPLPAPCDPGDMSHGYVPIKPGLHLHFVEQGSGPAVCLCHGFPESWFSWRYQIPALAHAGFRVLAVDMKGYGESSAPPEIEEYSMEILCKEMVTFLDKLGIPQAVFIGHDWGGMLVWNMALFYPERVRAVASLNTPFMPANPKVSPLEMIKANPVFDYQLYFQKPGVAEAELEQNLNRTFKTFFRANDETFLSTSKICEIGGLLVRTPEEPSLSRMVTEGDIQFYTQQFKKSGFRGPLNWYRNIERNWQWGCRASGRKILIPALMVTAEKDFVLTPEMSKHMESWIPHLKRGHIKDCGHWTQMEKPSELNQILIEWLETDAKDPLVASKL, encoded by the exons GGGCTTTCTGCATGAAGCTTTCAAGAAGGGAGGCCCAGATGGTTCCAGTGCCCGCCTCATGAGGGGAGAGATCACATTTTCCCAG TGGGTGCCGCTCCAGGAAGAATACTGCAGGAAATGCTCGCAGGACTCTGGAATCCGCCTCCCTGAGAATTTCTCTATAAATCAGATCTTTGGCAAAGCAGTTTCAGCAAGAAAGATCAGCCACCCCATGCTTCAGGCAGCTCTTGCTCTCAAGAAGAAGG GATATACCACCTGCATCCTGACCAACAACTGGCTGGATGACAGCACCCACAGGGCTTGCCTGGCCCAGCTGCTGTGTGAGCTGAGGCCGCATTTTGACTTCCTGATCGAGTCATGCAGGATCGGAATGGCCAAGCCGGAGCCTGAGATCTATACGTTCATGCTAGACACCTTGAAGGCCAGCCCCAGTGAG GTTGTTTTCTTGGATGACATCGGGGCTAATCTGCAGCCAGCACGTGACTTGGGAATGGTCACCATCCTCGTCCATGACCCCGACAGGGCTCTGAGAGAGCTGGAGAGAGTGACTGGGATGCAG CTTCTCACGTCTGCGGCACCTCTGCCAGCCCCGTGTGATCCAGGGGACATGAGCCATGGGTACGTGCCCATAAAG CCTGGGCTGCACCTGCATTTTGTGGAGCAGGGCTCTGGCCCCGCCGTGTGCCTCTGCCATGGATTTCCTGAGAGCTGGTTCTCTTGGAGGTACCAG ATCCCTGCTCTGGCCCACGCAGGCTTCCGGGTGCTGGCTGTGGACATGAAAGGCTACGGAGAGTCGTCTGCCCCTCCGG AAATAGAAGAATATTCCATGGAAATACTATGCAAG gaGATGGTAACCTTCCTGGATAAGCTG GGCATCCCTCAAGCTGTGTTCATTGGCCACGACTGGGGAGGCATGCTGGTGTGGAACATGGCCCTCTTCTACCCTGAGAGAGTGAG GGCAGTGGCCAGTCTGAATACACCCTTCATGCCTGCAAATCCCAAAGTGTCCCCGCTGGAGATGATCAAGGCCAACCCTGTTTTTGATTACCAGCTCTACTTCCAAAAACCT GGAGTGGCTGAGGCCGAATTGGAACAGAATCTGAATCGGACTTTCAAAACCTTCTTCAGAGCAAATGATGAG ACTTTTCTGTCCACGAGCAAAATCTGTGAAATCG GAGGACTCTTGGTGAGAACCCCAGAAGAGCCCAGCCTCAGCCGCATGGTCACCGAGGGAGACATCCAGTTCTACACACAGCAGTTCAAGAAGTCTGGTTTCAG AGGCCCCCTGAACTGGTATCGGAACATAGAAAGGAACTGGCAGTGGGGCTGCAGAGCTTCAGGACGGAAG ATCCTGATTCCAGCCCTCATGGTAACTGCGGAGAAGGACTTCGTGCTCACTCCGGAGATGTCCAAGCATATGGAGAGCTGG ATTCCCCACCTGAAAAGGGGACACATTAAAGATTGTGGACACTGGACACAGATGGAGAA gcCCTCCGAGTTGAATCAGATCCTCATTGAGTGGCTGGAAACCGATGCCAAGGACCCACTGGTGGCCTCAAAGCTCTAG